CAGAACGAAGAAAATCCGGTCACAATCGGCACAGTCAGAGGTATGATGGATGAAGCCATTAAAAAAGCTTCTAAGAAAGGACGCCGATTAGGAAAGAAAGTGGCAAAACGCCATTTAGATGATGAAAGCGGCAGAATTATGCTGTATGAGAAAGATTTTGATATTTAGTCAGGAGGAAAAAAGATGACAGCCCCTTATCTGGGAAACCCTAAAAGAACCATAGAAGTTCTTCAAAAATACGATTTTGTTTTTCAGAAAAAATTCGGGCAGAATTTCCTGATTGATACCCATGTGTTGGATAAGATTATAAGCGCTGCCGAGATTACAAAAGAGGATTTTGTACTGGAGATTGGTCCCGGAATTGGGACCATGACCCAGTATCTGGCATGTGCGGCCAGAGAAGTGGTTGCAGTTGAAATTGATAAAGCGCTGATACCAATTCTTGAGGATACGTTGCAGGACTACTCTAATGTAACTGTTCTCAACGAGGATATTTTAAAAGTCGATATCAAAAAACTGGCAGATGAGCACAATAATGGAAAACCCATTAAAGTTGTGGCAAATCTGCCATATTATATTACAACACCGATTATCATGGGATTATTTGAAGGAGATGTGCCAATTGAGTCCATTACCGTAATGGTGCAAAAGGAAGTAGCGGACCGAATGCAGGTAGGACCTGGAACAAAGGAATACGGAGCGTTGTCATTGGCAGTGCAGTATTATGCAGAACCTTATATTGTAGCCAATGTGCCGCCTAACTGCTTTATGCCAAGACCGAAGGTGGGAAGCGCCGTTATACGTCTTACAAAACATGCAGAACCTCCGGTAGAGGTGTTTGATACAAAGCTGATGTTTCGCATTATTCGGGCATCCTTTAATCAGAGAAGAAAAACTCTTGCCAACGGTTTAAATAATTCTCCGGAGCTTTCCTTTGGAAAAGAAGAAATTCAAAGAGCAATTAAGGCTTGTGGATTTCCTGAGGGAATTAGAGGAGAAGCATTGACCTTAGAAGAGTTTGCTGCATTGACCAATGAATTTAAAAGTAAATAAGAAACAGAAAAACATCGCAGAGAAGTGAGTCTGCGATGTTTTTTTATAAATATTAAAGGAAGGAGAGTCGGCATTAACGCCGACTTATGAAAAAGAAAATATAAAAATAATTTGCTCTGTATTATTTTTATGATATTAGTATATATTGGAAATATGTTCAAAGCATGATGAACTTGTGAAGAAATCGTGAACGAAATTGAAAACTTTTATGAATGTTCCACATTAAAGCCCTAAAAAGGAAGATGACAGGGAATTTGCAAGTGGTGAATATCTAAAAAGTTTTCAACGGATATCCGTGCGCCTCCTAAAAGACAGGAGAGATTTCCTAATTTTGAGGGGATAATGTTACAGTCTCTGTTTTGATGTCCGGCCAAGTATTCTGAAATTCTTTGGTTGATATCAGGAATATGATTGGAAAAAGCGCTGTTTAATACAATGATATCAGTATTAAAGGTGTTAATAATATTGTTAATGCCAATGGAGATGTATTTCACGAATAAATCCATCATTTCATGGGCAAGAGGCAGGTTTGCATCATAATCCTTTAAAAATTCAGATATAGTAACGTTTTCTTTCTTCTGTCGGGCAGCATAATTTTCCAGAATGGCTCTTTGAGAGGCATAAAGCTCAAAACAGCCCTGATTTCCGCAGGGGCATGGTTTTCCGTCAGGGAATAAGATGGTGTGCCCGAATTCACCGGCATAGCCATCCCGTCCTTTATATAAGCGTCCGTTTACCAGAATTCCCATACCAATTCCGTCATGCACATTGATATGTATCATATTTTTATATTTGTGATGAAAGGCGGCTTCTCCCAAAACAGAGAGATTTGCTTCATTTTCTACAAAGACAGGAATTTGAAAAGTTTCCTGCAAATGTGTACCCAGACCGCTTTTGGGGAGAGGATAATAAGGCGTAAATAAAATTTCGTTTTTTTGGACAACTCCATAAATACCAATGGAAACTCCGATAATTTTATTTTTAAACGCAGTATTTTCTCTGATATAGAAATTTAAAATCTGTTCTAAATGCTGCAAAAGATTATCCTGTGGACAGAAGGGGATTTTTTTGATTTCCTGTACTTCTCCCTTTAAGTTTGTCAAAAGGGCAATAATCTGCTGCGGTTGTATTTCTAAAGACAGGGCAAAACCATAAGCTTTGTTAAACTCCAGCAGGATGGGCTTTCTTCCCATGGAGGTTTGGGCACTGCCGATTTCCCTGATGAAATTCTGTTCCAATAATTCCTGTACAATATTGGAAATGGTTGCTTTTGTAAGGGATAATTGCTTTGCCAGTTCTGCTCTGGAAACAGGAGGGTTATTTATAATAAATTCTAATACCAGACGGCGGTTATTATTGCGTATCATTTCCTGATTGGCGATGGACATAATAAAAGCTCCTTCGTATGTTAAACTTTTTGTTCTTATCATACACTTTTCCGGGAAAGGGGGCAAGGGATATACAGCTCTTCTTTCGAGAACCTTTAGAGAAACTTTAGAAGTATGTGGGAGAAAATGTGGTATAATGAAGTTGTCGCATTAAGTATATATCCGGAAATATTGATACATTTTATGCTCAGCCTGCGCTCACTTTGAGCTTATAATCTCAAAGCGTGCTCGACAAATTCGCTAAAAGTGCATCAATATTTCTGAATAATATTTAAAGTGACAACTTCGGTTTGGAAAGGAAATACCCTTTTGAGTGTTTCCTCGCCGGCACATGTGGTATATAAAATATGTAGAATTTAAGGAGATTGAAGATATGAAGAAAAAAGGAATTGCGTTGCTGCTTACAGGTGTGATTATGGCATCTTGTTCTATGCCTGTTTATGCGGACAGAGAGGATGCAAAGCTAGATGTTCCCTATATTTCGCTGGGAGCAGATTTGAATGCGCAGGAAAAGGCTTCTGTTTTGGAGCTTTTAGGTGTTTCGGAAAAGGATTTAGAAGATTATACTGTTGCTACGGTTACAAATAAGGATGAGCATAATTATCTGGACTCTTATCTGGATAAAAGTGTTATCGGTTCAAGGGCTCTTTCTTCTGTTCTGGTAGAGGGAAAAGAAGATGGAAACGGAATTCACGTAACAACAAAAAATATTACATACTGTACGCCGGGAATGTACGAAAATGCCCTTGCCACAGCGGGAATTAAGGATGCGGATATTGTGGTGGCAGGTCCGTTTAAAATTTCAGGAACAGCGGCTTTGGTAGGTGCGATTAAATCTTATGAAAATATGACAGGTGAAGAAGTAAAAGAAGAAAATGTAGAAACAGCTACCAATGAGCTGGTTATTACCGGACAGATTGCGGAAGATGTAGGAAGTCAGGAAAAAGCAGAGCAGCTCATCGGAGCAATTAAAGGAGAGGTAGTCAGCAGCGGCGTTTCATCACCGGAAGAAATCGGAGAAATTGTAGACCAGGCTGTAAAAGAGATGGAGGTAAAGCTTTCTGAGGAAGACCGTCAGGCTATTGTAAAGCTCATGGAAAAAATCGAAAATCTGGATTTGGATATCAACAGCTTAAAAGAACAGGCAAAAAATCTTTACGATAAGATTGAAGATTTAGGATTAAAGCTGGATATTAATGAAGAAGAGGTAAAGGGATTTTTTGATAAAATTATAGAGTTCTTTAAGAATTTATTTTCCGGTAATCAAGAATAAGAAATTTGGAGCTGCCGCATTAGGCGTATATCATGTTTAAGCGGCAGATCCTGCTTATAAAAGGCTATGATAGATTTCTTTAATACAATTCTTTATGAATTCTTTTCAGAAAATTCCTGTATTTTTTCATTCAGAGAGAGCATACGTCGATCCAGATTTGAAACGATATTTGCACATTCCTGCAGCTCACGGCGAATATAATCTGGTGCATTTCCCTCAAATTTATAATAGATTTTATGTTCCAGACTTGCCCAGAAATCCTGTGCAATGGTGCGGATTTGTATTTCCACAATGGTATCCACAATTCCCTGTGTCAGATGAATAGGAACTGTCACCAGAATGTGATAGCTTTGATATCCGCTTACTTTTGGATGCGTAATGTAATCCTTCACAGAAACTACCTTTAAATCGCTTTGTTTTGTAATCATATCTGCAATCAAATAGATATCAGAAGTAAAAGAACATATAATGCGGATACCTGCGATGTCATTTACGTACTTCACCATGTTTTCCACACTGGTTTCATAACCGTTCTTTTTTAGCTTATTTACAATACTTGCCGGAGTTTTAATGCGGGATTTAATGTGTTCAATAGGAGTATAATGATAAATGTGCTGAAATTCATCGTTGAGAATATCAATTTTTGTATTAATTTCTTTTAAAGCGGCGTTGTAGAGGAACATGAGCGTTTCCCAGCCGTCTGCATCTTCTTGCTTGATTAGTTCTATAAGTTTTTCCATTTTTGTGTCCTCATTAAAGAAAATAAAAGTCTGTCACTTTTTCTTAGTATAGCAGAAAAGCGACAGACAGTCAAAAAAGATTTTTATGTTGTATGAAGAAGCATGTCCTGAGATTTAATCAGATTTAATTTTCGCATGCCGTTGGCAATAAACAACGTAAGGACGCCCGGCAGGATGAAATGAAACAGAAGGATTTTTAAAAACACCATCTGCGGGGCTTCTCCTGCTGTCATGGTTTCCCAAGTAGTCGTCTGTCCCATAAGTCCCATAGTGCCCAGACCGGAACCGTTAGGTGAATTTTGCATTTTTCCTAAGAGAACGCCCAGAGGTCCTAAAATGGCGCTGGAAAGTATAGGAGGCAGCAGAAGGAATGGGTTTTTCAGAATATTAGGAAGCAGCAGCAATGGCGTGCCTGTTCCGATAGAAAGAAGTCCTGAAAAACCGTTTTCTCGATAACTTGCAACAGCCATTCCTACCATACTGCAACAGCAGCCGATGGTTGCCGCTCCGGCAGCCGGTCCTGATAATCCCGCTATAACGCCCAGTGCAGCAGTACCGATAGGGAAAACAACGGCGATGCTCATAAGTACTGCAACTATTATCCCCATAAGGAGAGGCTGTTGCTGTGCTCCCCAATTTACACAGTTGCCAAACTCCTGTATAAAGTAACTCAGGGGTGTCTCCAGCAAAAGATTTATAAGTTCTCCGCATAAAAATCCCGTAAGAGGACACAGAAATAAATCAAAACGAGTTTTTTTGACAAAGAGACGAGAAAGTTCAATAGCTGTAAAGGCAGCCAGAAAAGAGCACAAAAACGCTGACGGACCGGCGGCATCGCCTCCTAACATACCTGCAATACCGGCACATAGTACAACAAGAGGCGCTTCCTGAAGCTGGCAGGCAACACCCACCCCAATGCCTATTCCGGTAAGTCCGGTGGCAATCCCGCTTAAATGAATAAGCGTACTGTTAAAGTCACTGGGGAAAAGGTTCGCAATCTGTCGCAAAAACATTCCCATAATCAATGTGGCAAAGATACCACATGCCATTCCGTGAGCCCCTTCTATGAAAAATCGTTGTAAAAATCGTTTCATAATTTCAGATTTTTAAATAAAGAGCCTAAGGAAGTAGAGATTTCTTCGCTTTCCGGTAATTCGTAATCCGGTTCTTCCTCTTTTTCTTCTGCGATTTCATTGAGCGCTTTCATGCTCAGACTGATTTTTCCGTCTTCGTTTTTGATTACTTTTGCTTTTACTGTATCGCCAATGCTTAAAACGGCTTTCGGTGATTTAATTCGTTTTTCGGAAATCTGAGAAACGTGTACAAGACCGGATATTCCGTCACCTAAATCAATGAAAGCGCCGTAAGTCTGTAAGGACTCTACGGTACCTTCCACAATACTTCCCACCTTAATATCGTCAATTTTACTGCGTTTTTCAGCGTCAGCCTTTTCTTTTAAAATTTCTTTTGCAGAGAGAACAAGACGGTTTTCCTGTTCGTCTACTTCAAAAACCCTTACAGTAATGGTCTTTTTTAAGAAATCTTCTGGATTTTCTACATAATTTAAAGCCAGCTTGGAAACCGGGATAAAAGCACGGATACCTTCTACATAAGCAATAACGCCGCCTTTTACAATGCCCTCCACGGACACTTCAAATTCTGTTTTGTCTTCCTTCATCTGCTCTAATTTGTCCCATATAAGCATATCATCGTCACGGAAGTTAGAGAAAGAAGCGTCAATTTCTTTCATGTAGTCTTCCATAGTTTCTTGTTTTTTCATTTCTTCTGACATTGAAATACCTCCATGTTTTAAATTTTGGATTAAGTATATCATAATTGCCATTGATTTAGAAGTATGTTACTATAAAAACAGATAGAACTGCAGTAAAGGCAGAAAGGAAAGAAGAATGGGAAAGCAAGGAAAAATATACATTATCGGACATAAAAATCCAGACACAGACTCTATTTGTTCAGCGATTGCTTATGCGGATATAAAGAACAGAATGAGTAACGGAAATCGCTATGCGGCAAAGAGAGCGGGACAGATAAATGAAGAAACAGAATATGTGCTGAAACGATTTGGTGTGGAAGCGCCGGGTTACCTGTCAGATGTTGGGACACAGGTAAAAGATATGGATATTCGTGAAACTCCGGGAGTTCCCAACAGTATTTCCATTAAAGATGCGTGGGCAATTATGAAAGAGAGCAGTGCAGTAACATTGCCTATTACAAAAGAGGACGGACAGCTGGAAGGATTGATTACCACAGGAGATATTGCAAAATCCTACATGGATGCCCATGACAATTATTTCCTTTCCAATGCCAGAACCCAGTACAGAAGTATTGCCAATACCGTAGAAGGCGTCATTGTAACAGGAAATTCCCATGGGTATTTTGTAAAGGGAAAGGTGGTAATCGGGGCGGCAAATCCGGATAAATTAGGAGATTTTCTGGAGGAAGACGATTTGGTTATCTTAGGAGACCGCCATGAAGACCACTTATGCGCTATTCAGGAAAATGTAAGCTGTATGATTGTGTGCAACCATGCCAGAGTATCTGCAGATATTATTGAGGCGGCAGAAAGAAACCAGTGCGTCATCATTCAGTCCGCTCTTGATACATTTACCGTAGCAAGATTGATTAATCAGAGTATTCCTGTGAAACACATTATGAAAAAGGAAAATCTGATTACGTTTCAGACAGATGACTTTACCGATAATGTAAAGGACATCATGGTAAAAAACCGACACAGAGCATTTCCGGTGGTAAATAAGCATGGCAAATATATTGGTACGGTTTCCCGCCGTAATTTGCTGGGAATGAAAAAGAAACAGCTGATTTTAGTTGACCATAATGAGAAGACACAGGCAGTGGACAATATTGATGCGGCAGAAATATTGGAAATTATCGACCATCACAGATTGGGCTCACTGGAAACTTTACAGCCGGTGATGTTCCGCAATCAGCCGGTAGGGTGTACAGCGACAATTATGTATCAGATTTATGTGGAAAAGGCGTTGGAAATCAGTCCGTCTATTGCGGGGCTTTTATGTTCTGCGATTATTTCAGATACTTTGATGTTTCGTTCGCCTACCTGTACCTCCGCAGATAAAATGGCGGCAGGCGCTTTGGCTTTGATTGCGGGAATTAATATAGAAGAACATGCAAAAGAAATGTTTACTGCGGGAAGTAATTTGAGAGGAAAGACTACGGAAGTTATTTTCTATCAGGATTTCAAGCGTTTTACAGCGGATACCGTGAATTTTGGCGTAGGACAGATTAGCTCCATGAACGAAGAGGAGCTGAAGGATTTAAAGAAAAGGCTTATTCCGTTTATGGAACATGAGTGCGGAAAGAACGGAATTTCTATGGTATTTTTCATGCTGACTAATATTTTGGATGAGTCCTCTGAAATTATCTGCTACGGAGAGGGCAGTGGAAAACTGGTACGAGATGCGTTTGAAGTGCAGGAGTCTGACAGTGGTTATATACTGCCCGGTGTGGTATCCAGAAAGAAACAGCTGATACCTGCATTTATCGGAACTTTGCAGCAGAACGGAAATTAGTGCATTGTATATTGGTTTTGAAAGGACAAGAAAATGAGTAAAATTGAGTGGAAACCGGGAAATATGCTTTATCCTCTGCCGGTGGTAATGGTGAGTGTGGCGGATGAAGAAGGGAAGGACAATATTATTACCGTGGCATGGGCAGGAACAGTATGTACCAATCCGCCTATGGTGTCTATTTCTGTACGACCGGAACGATATTCCTATTATATGATAAAAGAAACAGGAGAATTTGTGATTAATCTTACTACGGAGAAACTGGCTTATGCAACCGATTACTGTGGGGTCAAATCCGGTCGTGACGTAGATAAATTTAAAGAGGCACATTTAACAAGAGAATCAGCCTCTCATGTGGGAGCGCCGATGATAAAGGAGTCTCCAGTTTCTATTGAATGTCGGGTAAGAGAAGTGCAGGAGTATGGAAGCCACAGCGTGTTTACGGCAGATGTGCTGGCGGTACATGTGGATGACCAATACATGGATGAAAAAGGCAAGTTTGATTTGGCAATGTCAAATCCAATTGTTTATTCCCACGGAGAGTATTATGGATTAGGGAAGAAATTGGGAACCTTTGGGTATAGTATTAAGAAGAAAAGAAAGAAAAAACAGAAGAAGCAGGGGAAATGAGTATGGAAAATATTACACTGATTGGAATGCCCGGTGTAGGAAAAAGTACGGTAGGTGTTATTCTGGCGAAGGTGCTGGGATATGAATTTGTAGATTCAGACCTGTTAATTCAAAAGTCTGAAAATCTGCTTTTGCGGGAAATTATTGCAAGGGACGGACAGGATGGTTTTTTGAAAATTGAAAACAGAGTAAATGCTTCTATTGAGACAGAAAAATCAGTAATTGCCACGGGAGGAAGCGTGGTATACTGTGCAGAAGCCATGGAACATTTGAGGAAAATCGGTAAAGTGGTATACCTGAAGCTGGAATATGAAGAACTAAAGAAACGTTTGGGAAATCTTAGAGGCAGAGGCGTGGTTTTAAGAGACGGACAGACTTTAAAAGACTTGTACGATGAGCGGACACCTCTTTATGAAAAATATGCAGATATTGTAGTTGATGAGAAAAATCTGGATGTAGAGGGAACTTTACAGAAAATTCTCGAAAATATTGCTGAATAATTGACGGCAAGGGTTTGGAAAACTGTGGAGAAACGGGAAAATGCGGATTTTTATTTACAAATTCATATATCTGTTATAATATAATGGATAAGCCATAAAATAGTATTGAGAAAGTATTGTAAACAGACGTGAATTCGAGAAATGGCTTTATAACAAATAGATAAAACCTGTGACAGACAGGAAGACATAGATTTAGACAGGTAGTGATACCTGGGAAAACAAGAGGTGTGTATATGGAGCAGTATATTATTAAGGGTGGAAACCCATTGGTCGGTGAAGTGGAAATTGGCGGTGCCAAGAACGCAGCGCTGGCTATACTGGCAGCAGCAATCATGACAGATGAGACGGTACACATTGAAAATTTACCAGATGTTCGTGATATTAATGTGTTATTAGAGGCGATTAAAGAAATTGGTGCTACTGTTGACCGCATTGGACCTACGGAAGTAAAGATTGCGGGAGCAACCATTGGAAATATTACTGTTGAGTATGAATATATTAAGAAAATCAGAGCGTCCTATTATTTGTTGGGTGCTCTTTTAGGCAAATATAAAAATGCAGAAGTGCCCCTTCCGGGAGGCTGTAATATAGGAAGTCGTCCGATTGACCAGCATTTAAAAGGTTTTCGGGCTCTCGGTGCGTCAGTAGATATTATTCACGGTGCAGTTGTAGCAAAGGCGGAGCATCTTACAGGAAAACATATTTTTATGGATATGGTGTCAGTGGGTGCGACAATCAATGTTATGATGGCAGCGGCAATGGCGCAGGGAAATACGACTATTGAGAATGCGGCCAGAGAGCCTCATGTTGTAGACGTTGCAAACTTCCTTAACAGCATGGGCGCAAATATTAAAGGAGCCGGTACAGATGTAATCCGTATTCAGGGAGTGGACAAGCTTCATGGTACAACTTACTCCATTATTCCGGACCAGATTGAAGCAGGAACCTTCATGTGTGCAGCAGCAGCAACCATGGGGGATATTATGGTGAAAAACGTTATTCCAAAACACTTGGAAGCAACGACAGCAAAATTGGAAGAAATCGGATGTCAGGTAGAAGAATTCGATGATGCGGTGCGTGTTGTGGCAAATAAACGTTTAAAACGCACAAATGTAAAAACAATGCCATATCCGGGCTATCCTACGGACATGCAGCCTCAGTTTGCCGTGGCGTTGACTCTGGCAGAGGGTACAAGTATTGTAACGGAAAGTATTTTTGAAAATCGTTTTAAATATGCAGATGAGCTTACCAGAATGGGGGCTAATATTAAGGTAGAGGGAAATACTGCAATTATTGACGGAGTGCAGAAGCTTGCGGGAGCAAGAGTAAGCGCGCCGGATTTAAGGGCGGGTGCAGCCCTTGTTATTGCCGGTCTGGCAGCAGAAGGCATTACGATTGTGGACGATATTGTTTATATTCAGAGAGGATATGAGCGTTTTGAAGAAAAGCTCAGAAGCCTTGGCGCTGAAATTGAAAAGGTTTCCAGTGAAAAAGAAATTAAAAAATTCCAGCTTCGAGTAGGCTGATGGAGTTTTTAGAAAAAATGCTTGACGGATAACGGGAAAAGCGTTATCGTAGTAGTGTTAAATAGAAAATTGTAAATGTTATATTTTCTCTTATTCAGAGTGATGGAGATACATAGGATCTGTGAAGTCACGGCAACCCCGCATGGCGGAAGGTGCCAACCTGAGCGAATAATCGAACAATAAGAGGATTCATTTTATGAAAAGTATATGAGTCCGCTTTGTCGGGCTCTTTTTCAATGTACGGCGGTAAAATGCGAGAGAAAATATAAACTCAAGAAAAGGAGAAAACACATGGAAAAAAGATTATTTACTTCTGAATCTGTAACTGAAGGCCATCCGGACAAGATGTGCGATGCGATTTCTGATGCGATTTTAGATGCGCTTATGGAAAAAGACCCAATGAGCCGTGTTGCTTGCGAAACTGCTACAACAACAGGTGTTGTTATGGTTATGGGTGAAATCACAACAAGCGCTTATGTAGATATTCCGAAGATTGTAAGGGATACTGTTCGTGAAATTGGTTATACAAGAGCGAAATATGGTTTTGATGCAGATACCTGCGGCGTTATTACGACAATAGACGAACAGTCAGCAGATATTGCTCTGGGTGTTGATAAAGCTTTAGAAGCAAAAGAAAATAAAATGTCTGAAGAAGAAATCGATGCAATCGGCGCCGGAGATCAGGGTATGATGTTTGGATTTGCAACAGATGAGACAGAAGAATTTATGCCTTATCCGATTGCTCTTGCACATAAATTGGCATTACAGCTTACAAAAGTACGTAAGGACGGTGTACTTACTTATTTAAGACCGGATGGAAAAACACAGGTAACAGTAGAGTATGATGAGAATGATAAACCAATGCGTTTGGATGCAGTGGTATTATCTACACAGCATGATCCGGAAGTGACACAGGAACAAATTCATGCAGATATTAAAAAATATGTATTCGACCCAATTCTTCCGGCAGATATGGTGGATGATGAAACAAAATTCTTTATCAATCCAACAGGACGTTTTGTAATCGGCGGACCTCACGGGGACAGTGGATTAACAGGACGTAAAATTATTGTAGATACTTACGGCGGATATGCACGTCACGGCGGCGGCGCTTTCTCTGGTAAGGACTGTACAAAAGTAGACCGTTCTGCGGCTTATGCGGCTCGTTATGTGGCAAAAAATATTGTGGCAGCAGGTCTTGCAAAAAAATGTGAAATTCAGTTGTCTTACGCAATCGGTGTAGCACATCCGACCTCCATTATGGTTGATACATTTGGAACCGGAAAGCTTTCTGATACACGTTTAGTGGAAATTATTCGTGAGAACTTTGATTTAAGGCCGGCAGGAATCATTAAAATGTTGGATTTACGCCGTCCAATCTATAAACAGACAGCAGCTTACGGACATTTTGGAAGAAATGATTTGAACCTGCCTTGGGAAAATTTAGACAGAGTGGAAGATTTAAAGAAATATTTATAAAATGTTTATAAAAGTAAGATTTTTTGTGTCGGACTGTTTCATGAACGGTCCGACTTTTTCTATTTTATACCGAAAGTATTACATTTATGTGTATATGAAGAAATGTGGTTGAAATTACCAGAAAATTGTAATAGGATATCAATATAGAAATAAAAAAAGCAGCGGGAGGAAAAGGGATGAAGAAAAAAACGTTACAGGCTGCTGTAATTGCTTTAGGTATTTTAAGCGCCAGCTTTACAGTATCTGCTATGGGGGAAACAGATGTAGAAGATACTGTATTATCGGAAATTACAGAAGAGAGTATGCAAAATCAGGATGTTGAGACAGAAGAAGATACAGAGCAGGAAAACCCGGATAATCCACAACCGGAGAAGCCGCAAAATGGATGGGTTGAAAATGAAAACGGTTGGCAGTACAAAGATGAGAATGGAAATCTGCTGAAAGACGGCTGGTGGGAAATAGAAGGTGAAAGATATTATTTTGATAAAGATGGATATCGTGCTTCTTATTGGTTGTATGCAGACGGACAATACTATTGGCTAGGTACAGATGGAAAAATGCAGACAGGCTGGCAGGAAGTATGGGGACAGAAGTATTATCTCGGAACAGACGGAGCAATGCAGACATATTGGTCAGTAATAGACGGAAAATATTATTGGCTTGGAAGTGATGGGGCAATGCGGACAGGCTGGCAGGAAGTATGGGGTAAATATTATTATCTTGGAAACGATGGAGTGATGCAGACATATTGGTCAATGGTAGATGGACAATATTATTGGCTCGGTGCAGACGGAGCGATGCGGACAGGCTGGCAGGAAGTATGGGGTAGATGGTATTATCTCGGTAAAGCGGCTGATGACGGAGCGATGAGAACATATTGGCAAGAAATAGGCGGAAAGTACTATTGGTTTGGGGCAGACGGAGCGATGCGGACAGGCTGGCAGGAAGTATGGGGTAAATGGTATTATCTCGGCAAAGCGGCTGATGACGGAGTGATGAGAACGTATTGGCAAGAGATTGACGGAGAATATTATTGGCTCGGAGCGGACGGAGCAATGCGAACAGGCTGGCAGGAAGTATGGAGCAAATGGTATTATTTGGATGTAGCCGGAGTGATGCAGACAGGATGGATTTGGACCGAAGGGGACAAATGGTATTATACGTATGAAAGCGGTGCAATGGCATCTAACACTTGGGAAAAAATGAACGGACAGTGGTACTGGTTCGATGAAAGCGGTTTGATGGCACAGGGTTGGAAATATATAGGAAGATATAAATATTATTTTAATAATTCAGGCCATTTATTACAGGATTTAGATGGTGTTCTGGGAAGACAATCTTCTTATGAAGTTACAATAAATCGTAAAAGGTGTCAGGTGACAGTTTATGCAAAAGACGGAAGCAATGGGTATATTATTCCGGCAAAAACATTTACTTGTTCTGTAGGACTTTCCTCTACACCGACACCAACAGGAACATTCTATACACCGGATAAATATCGTTGGCATACTTTGATGGGACCTTCTTATGGTCAATATTGTACCAGAATTAATGGAGGAATTTTATTCCATTCCGTAGCTGGTTATAATATGACAAGCTATAATATTCGTGCAAGAGATTATAATAAATTAGGTTCACCGGCATCTCATGGTTGTGTACGCTTAACTGTACGTGATGCAAAATGGATTTATGATAACTGTAAGTTAGGAACAAAAGT
The DNA window shown above is from Blautia hansenii DSM 20583 and carries:
- a CDS encoding putative manganese-dependent inorganic diphosphatase, giving the protein MGKQGKIYIIGHKNPDTDSICSAIAYADIKNRMSNGNRYAAKRAGQINEETEYVLKRFGVEAPGYLSDVGTQVKDMDIRETPGVPNSISIKDAWAIMKESSAVTLPITKEDGQLEGLITTGDIAKSYMDAHDNYFLSNARTQYRSIANTVEGVIVTGNSHGYFVKGKVVIGAANPDKLGDFLEEDDLVILGDRHEDHLCAIQENVSCMIVCNHARVSADIIEAAERNQCVIIQSALDTFTVARLINQSIPVKHIMKKENLITFQTDDFTDNVKDIMVKNRHRAFPVVNKHGKYIGTVSRRNLLGMKKKQLILVDHNEKTQAVDNIDAAEILEIIDHHRLGSLETLQPVMFRNQPVGCTATIMYQIYVEKALEISPSIAGLLCSAIISDTLMFRSPTCTSADKMAAGALALIAGINIEEHAKEMFTAGSNLRGKTTEVIFYQDFKRFTADTVNFGVGQISSMNEEELKDLKKRLIPFMEHECGKNGISMVFFMLTNILDESSEIICYGEGSGKLVRDAFEVQESDSGYILPGVVSRKKQLIPAFIGTLQQNGN
- a CDS encoding flavin reductase family protein — its product is MSKIEWKPGNMLYPLPVVMVSVADEEGKDNIITVAWAGTVCTNPPMVSISVRPERYSYYMIKETGEFVINLTTEKLAYATDYCGVKSGRDVDKFKEAHLTRESASHVGAPMIKESPVSIECRVREVQEYGSHSVFTADVLAVHVDDQYMDEKGKFDLAMSNPIVYSHGEYYGLGKKLGTFGYSIKKKRKKKQKKQGK
- a CDS encoding shikimate kinase, whose translation is MENITLIGMPGVGKSTVGVILAKVLGYEFVDSDLLIQKSENLLLREIIARDGQDGFLKIENRVNASIETEKSVIATGGSVVYCAEAMEHLRKIGKVVYLKLEYEELKKRLGNLRGRGVVLRDGQTLKDLYDERTPLYEKYADIVVDEKNLDVEGTLQKILENIAE
- a CDS encoding UDP-N-acetylglucosamine 1-carboxyvinyltransferase; amino-acid sequence: MEQYIIKGGNPLVGEVEIGGAKNAALAILAAAIMTDETVHIENLPDVRDINVLLEAIKEIGATVDRIGPTEVKIAGATIGNITVEYEYIKKIRASYYLLGALLGKYKNAEVPLPGGCNIGSRPIDQHLKGFRALGASVDIIHGAVVAKAEHLTGKHIFMDMVSVGATINVMMAAAMAQGNTTIENAAREPHVVDVANFLNSMGANIKGAGTDVIRIQGVDKLHGTTYSIIPDQIEAGTFMCAAAATMGDIMVKNVIPKHLEATTAKLEEIGCQVEEFDDAVRVVANKRLKRTNVKTMPYPGYPTDMQPQFAVALTLAEGTSIVTESIFENRFKYADELTRMGANIKVEGNTAIIDGVQKLAGARVSAPDLRAGAALVIAGLAAEGITIVDDIVYIQRGYERFEEKLRSLGAEIEKVSSEKEIKKFQLRVG
- the metK gene encoding methionine adenosyltransferase; the protein is MEKRLFTSESVTEGHPDKMCDAISDAILDALMEKDPMSRVACETATTTGVVMVMGEITTSAYVDIPKIVRDTVREIGYTRAKYGFDADTCGVITTIDEQSADIALGVDKALEAKENKMSEEEIDAIGAGDQGMMFGFATDETEEFMPYPIALAHKLALQLTKVRKDGVLTYLRPDGKTQVTVEYDENDKPMRLDAVVLSTQHDPEVTQEQIHADIKKYVFDPILPADMVDDETKFFINPTGRFVIGGPHGDSGLTGRKIIVDTYGGYARHGGGAFSGKDCTKVDRSAAYAARYVAKNIVAAGLAKKCEIQLSYAIGVAHPTSIMVDTFGTGKLSDTRLVEIIRENFDLRPAGIIKMLDLRRPIYKQTAAYGHFGRNDLNLPWENLDRVEDLKKYL